A DNA window from Jaculus jaculus isolate mJacJac1 chromosome 1, mJacJac1.mat.Y.cur, whole genome shotgun sequence contains the following coding sequences:
- the Gse1 gene encoding genetic suppressor element 1 isoform X8, with amino-acid sequence MFGLKPPLYYLPGSSLSSESSPVSSPATNHSSPASTPKRVPMGPIIVPPGGHSVPSTPPVVTIAPTKTVNGVWRSESRQDSGSRGSSSSRERLLVEPPLAQEKAAGPAIPSHLLSTPYPFGLSPSSVVQDSRFPPLNLQRPVHHVVPPSTVTEDYLRSFRPYHTAEDLRMSSLPPLSLDPATAAAYYHPSYLAPHPFPHPAFRMDDSYCLSALRSPFYPIPTPGSLPPLHPSAMHLHLSGVRYPHELSHSSLAALHSERMSSLSAERLQMDEELRREREREREREREREADREREREKEREREQREKEREREREKELEREREKERERELERQREQRAREKELLAAKALEPAFLPVAELHGLRGHAPDERVKPSEQLTPTRAEKVKDVGLQAPKPVQHPLHPVPAPHHTVPSLISNHGIFSLPGSSAATALLIQRTNEEEKWLARQRRLRQEKEDRQSQVSEFRQQVLEQHLDLGRPPAPTEAEHRPESTRQGTNRHEQGSRDTPQHFGGPPPLISPKPQHHTVPTALWNPVSLMDNTLETRRAESHSLHSHPAAFEPSRPAAVPLVKVERVFCPEKAEEPRKREATPLDKFQPTPREAGSLEPQAFTHGPGPFLAELEKSTQTILGQQRASLPQTAPFGEISGPLKPASPYCHPTPRGPDPAYIYDEFLQQRRRLVSKLDLEERRRREAQEKGYYYDLDDSYDESDEEEVRAHLRCVAEQPPLKLDTSSEKLEFLQLFGLTTQQQKEELVAQKRRKRRRMLRERSPSPPAIESKRQTPSPRLALSTRYSPDDMNNSPNFEEKRKFLTIFNLTHISAEKRKDRERLVEMLRAMKQRALSAAVTTDPFPNSPRDSPASSLSEPATQPAPVEMDKPVGVTASLSDIPKAVETGRLEQLRPQELSRVQEPALSSGEKARLSEAPGGKKSLSMLHYIRGATPKDIPVPLSHSINGKSKPWEPFMAEEFAHQFHESVLQSTQKALQKHKGSSVVLSAENHKVDTSVHYNIPELQSSSRVPLPQHNGQQESPTRRKGPPPQALDQDSEEDNDDEEDSEDDEEAPRRKWQGIEAILEAYQEHIEEQSLERQVLQTQCRRLEAQHYSLSLTAEQLSHSMAELRNQKQKVVSERERLQAELDHLRKCLALPAMHWPRGYFKGCPR; translated from the exons GGTCTTCACTGAGCAGCGAGTCGTCCCCTGTGTCCTCTCCAGCCACCAACCACAGCTCCCCTGCCAGTACACCCAAGCGAGTGCCCATGGGCCCCATCATTGTCCCCCCTGGGGGCCACAGCGTGCCCAGCACCCCTCCTGTGGTGACCATTGCCCCTACCAAAACCGTCAATGGCGTGTGGAGGAGTGAGAGCCGGCAG GACTCTGGATCCCGGGGCAGCAGCAGTAGCCGGGAGCGCCTCCTTGTGGAGCCGCCGCTGGCACAGGAGAAGGCGGCAGGCCCAGCCATCCCCTCCCACCTGCTGAGCACGCCCTACCCCTTTGGCCTCTCCCCCAGCTCAGTGGTGCAGGACTCCCGCTTCCCACCACTCAA CCTCCAGCGGCCTGTGCACCATGTAGTGCCCCCCAGCACGGTTACTGAGGACTACTTGAGAAGCTTCCGGCCCTACCACACTGCTGAGGACCTGcgcatgtcttccctgccacccCTCAGCCTGGACCCTGCCACCGCCGCTGCCTACTACCACCCCAGCTACCTGGCCCCACACCCTTTCCCCCACCCTGCCTTCAG GATGGATGACTCCTACTGCCTATCGGCATTGCGGTCACCGTTCTACCCCATCCCCACACCGGGCTCCCTGCCTCCACTACACCCGTCCGCCATGCATCTCCATCTGTCCGGAGTCCGCTACCCACACGAGCTCTCCCACTCGTCCCTGGCAGCACTGCACTCGGAGCGGATGTCCAGCCTTAGCGCAGAGAG GCTGCAGATGGACGAGGAGCTACGGCGGGAGAGAGAGCGGGAGCGGGAGCGCGAGCGGGAACGGGAGGCTGACCGGGAACGGGAGCGCGAGAAGGAGCGCGAGCGTGAGCAGCGGGAGAAGGAGCGTGAGCGCGAGCGGGAGAAGGAGCTGGAGCGAGAGCGGGAGAAGGAGCGCGAACGGGAGCTGGAGCGCCAGCGCGAGCAGCGGGCCCGAGAGAAGGAGCTGCTGGCTGCCAAGGCCCTGGAGCCGGCCTTCCTGCCCGTGGCCGAGCTGCACGGGCTCAGGGGCCATGCCCCTGATGAGCGGGTCAAGCCCTCGGAGCAGCTGACACCAACCCGAGCAG AGAAAGTGAAGGACGTGGGCCTGCAGGCACCCAAGCCTGTGCAGCACCCGCTACATCCAGTGCCTGCCCCACACCACACCGTGCCCAGCCTCATCTCCAACCACGGCATCTTCTCTCTGCCGGGCAGTAGTGCCGCCACGGCTCTGCTGATCCAGCGCACCAATGAGGAGGAGAAGTGGCTGGCCCGGCAGCggcggctgaggcaggagaaggagGACCGGCAGTCTCAGGTGTCAGAGTTCCGGCAGCAGGTGCTGGAGCAGCACCTGGACCTGGGCCGACCCCCAGCGCCCACGGAGGCAGAGCACAGGCCTGAGAGCACCAG GCAAGGAACAAACCGTCATGAGCAGGGCAGCCGCGACAcgccccagcactttggagggcCACCACCCCTCATCTCACCCAAGCCCCAGCACCACACTGTGCCCACAGCCCTCTGGAACCCCGTGTCTCTGATGGACAATACCCTGGAGACGCGGCGAGCCGAGAGCCACTCTCTGCACAGCCACCCAGCTGCGTTTGAGCCCAGCCGCCCGGCTGCCGTGCCGCTGGTGAAAGTAGAGCGTGTCTTCTGCCCGGAGAAGGCTGAGGAGCCCCGCAAGCGCGAGGCCACCCCATTGGACAAGTTCCAGCCAACACCAAGGGAGGCAGGAAGCCTTGAGCCCCAGGCTTTTACCCATGGACCTGGGCCCTTCCTAGCTGAACTTGAGAAATCTACACAGACCATCCTGGGCCAACAGCGGGCCTCCCTCCCCCAGACAGCCCCTTTTGGGGAGATCAGTGGGCCCTTGAAGCCGGCCTCACCTTATTGCCACCCAACACCACGGGGCCCTGACCCTGCATACATCTACGACGAGTTTCTGCAACAGCGCCGGAGGCTGGTCAGCAAGTTGGACCTGGAGGAGCGCAGGCGGCGCGAGGCTCAGGAGAAAG GATACTACTATGACCTTGATGACTCTTACGACGAGAGTGACGAGGAAGAGGTCAGGGCTCACCTCCGCTGTGTGGCCGAGCAGCCGCCCCTCAAACTGGACACGTCTTCTGAG AAGCTAGAGTTTTTGCAACTTTTTGGCTTGACCACCCAACAACAGAAGGAGGAACTGGTGGCCCAGAAGCGGAGGAAGCGGCGGCGGATGCTAAGGGAGCGAAGCCCATCGCCCCCAGCTATTGAGAGCAAGCGGCAGACGCCATCCCCCAGACTGGCTCTGTCTACCCGCTACAGCCCCGACGACATGAACAATAGCCCAAACTTTGAGGAGAAGAGGAAGTTCCTGACCATCTTCAACTTGACCCACATCAGTGCGGAGAAGAGGAAAG acagagagaggcttgTTGAAATGCTCCGTGCCATGAAGCAGAGGGCACTGTCGGCAGCAGTTACGACAGACCCGTTCCCAAACTCTCCGAGGGACAGTCCTGCCAGCTCCCTGAGTG AGCCAGCCACGCAGCCAGCTCCTGTAGAGATGGATAAGCCTGTTGGGGTCACGGCCTCCTTGTCAGACATTCCGAAAGCCGTGGAGACTGGGAGACTGGAACAGCTCCGGCCCCAGGAGCTCTCAAGAGTCCAGGAGCCAGCTCTTAGCAGCGGTGAGAAGGCCAGGCTGAGCGAGGCCCCCGGGGGCAAGAAGAGCCTGAGCATGCTTCATTACATCCGGGGTGCTACGCCCAAGGACATTCCTGTGCCATTGTCCCACAGCATCAACGGGAAGAGCAAGCCCTGGGAGCCCTTCATGGCGGAAGAGTTTGCACATCAGTTCCATGAGTCAGTGCTGCAGTCCACCCAGAAGGCCCTGCAGAAGCACAAAG GAAGTTCGGTCGTGCTGTCTGCAGAGAACCACAAGGTGGACACATCTGTCCACTACAACATTCCTGAGCTGCAGTCCTCCAGCCGGGTCCCCCTGCCCCAGCATAATGGGCAACAGGAGTCCCCCACCAGAAGGAAGGGTCCCCCCCCACAGGCACTGGACCAGGACTCAGAGGAGGACAATGACGACGAAGAAGACAGTGAAGATGATGAGGAAGCCCCCAGGCGCAAGTGGCAAGGGATTGAGGCGATTTTGGAAGCTTACCAGGAGCACATAGAAG
- the Gse1 gene encoding genetic suppressor element 1 isoform X7, whose product MSHEPKSPSIGMLSTATRTTATVNPLTPSPLNGALVPSGSPAASSSLSAQAAPSSSFAAALRKLAKQAEEPRGSSLSSESSPVSSPATNHSSPASTPKRVPMGPIIVPPGGHSVPSTPPVVTIAPTKTVNGVWRSESRQDSGSRGSSSSRERLLVEPPLAQEKAAGPAIPSHLLSTPYPFGLSPSSVVQDSRFPPLNLQRPVHHVVPPSTVTEDYLRSFRPYHTAEDLRMSSLPPLSLDPATAAAYYHPSYLAPHPFPHPAFRMDDSYCLSALRSPFYPIPTPGSLPPLHPSAMHLHLSGVRYPHELSHSSLAALHSERMSSLSAERLQMDEELRREREREREREREREADREREREKEREREQREKEREREREKELEREREKERERELERQREQRAREKELLAAKALEPAFLPVAELHGLRGHAPDERVKPSEQLTPTRAEKVKDVGLQAPKPVQHPLHPVPAPHHTVPSLISNHGIFSLPGSSAATALLIQRTNEEEKWLARQRRLRQEKEDRQSQVSEFRQQVLEQHLDLGRPPAPTEAEHRPESTRQGTNRHEQGSRDTPQHFGGPPPLISPKPQHHTVPTALWNPVSLMDNTLETRRAESHSLHSHPAAFEPSRPAAVPLVKVERVFCPEKAEEPRKREATPLDKFQPTPREAGSLEPQAFTHGPGPFLAELEKSTQTILGQQRASLPQTAPFGEISGPLKPASPYCHPTPRGPDPAYIYDEFLQQRRRLVSKLDLEERRRREAQEKGYYYDLDDSYDESDEEEVRAHLRCVAEQPPLKLDTSSEKLEFLQLFGLTTQQQKEELVAQKRRKRRRMLRERSPSPPAIESKRQTPSPRLALSTRYSPDDMNNSPNFEEKRKFLTIFNLTHISAEKRKDRERLVEMLRAMKQRALSAAVTTDPFPNSPRDSPASSLSEPATQPAPVEMDKPVGVTASLSDIPKAVETGRLEQLRPQELSRVQEPALSSGEKARLSEAPGGKKSLSMLHYIRGATPKDIPVPLSHSINGKSKPWEPFMAEEFAHQFHESVLQSTQKALQKHKGSSVVLSAENHKVDTSVHYNIPELQSSSRVPLPQHNGQQESPTRRKGPPPQALDQDSEEDNDDEEDSEDDEEAPRRKWQGIEAILEAYQEHIEEQSLERQVLQTQCRRLEAQHYSLSLTAEQLSHSMAELRNQKQKVVSERERLQAELDHLRKCLALPAMHWPRGYFKGCPR is encoded by the exons ATGAGCCATGAGCCCAAGTCCCCTTCAATAGGGATGCTTTCCACCGCCACCAGGACCACCGCCACCGTCAACCCCCTCACCCCCTCACCGCTCAATGGCGCCCTGGTGCCCAGCGGTAGCCCAGCCGCCAGCAGCTCGCTGTCGGCCCAGGCCGCGCCGTCCTCCAGCTTTGCCGCAGCACTGCGCAAGCTCGCCAAACAGGCCGAGGAGCCCAGAG GGTCTTCACTGAGCAGCGAGTCGTCCCCTGTGTCCTCTCCAGCCACCAACCACAGCTCCCCTGCCAGTACACCCAAGCGAGTGCCCATGGGCCCCATCATTGTCCCCCCTGGGGGCCACAGCGTGCCCAGCACCCCTCCTGTGGTGACCATTGCCCCTACCAAAACCGTCAATGGCGTGTGGAGGAGTGAGAGCCGGCAG GACTCTGGATCCCGGGGCAGCAGCAGTAGCCGGGAGCGCCTCCTTGTGGAGCCGCCGCTGGCACAGGAGAAGGCGGCAGGCCCAGCCATCCCCTCCCACCTGCTGAGCACGCCCTACCCCTTTGGCCTCTCCCCCAGCTCAGTGGTGCAGGACTCCCGCTTCCCACCACTCAA CCTCCAGCGGCCTGTGCACCATGTAGTGCCCCCCAGCACGGTTACTGAGGACTACTTGAGAAGCTTCCGGCCCTACCACACTGCTGAGGACCTGcgcatgtcttccctgccacccCTCAGCCTGGACCCTGCCACCGCCGCTGCCTACTACCACCCCAGCTACCTGGCCCCACACCCTTTCCCCCACCCTGCCTTCAG GATGGATGACTCCTACTGCCTATCGGCATTGCGGTCACCGTTCTACCCCATCCCCACACCGGGCTCCCTGCCTCCACTACACCCGTCCGCCATGCATCTCCATCTGTCCGGAGTCCGCTACCCACACGAGCTCTCCCACTCGTCCCTGGCAGCACTGCACTCGGAGCGGATGTCCAGCCTTAGCGCAGAGAG GCTGCAGATGGACGAGGAGCTACGGCGGGAGAGAGAGCGGGAGCGGGAGCGCGAGCGGGAACGGGAGGCTGACCGGGAACGGGAGCGCGAGAAGGAGCGCGAGCGTGAGCAGCGGGAGAAGGAGCGTGAGCGCGAGCGGGAGAAGGAGCTGGAGCGAGAGCGGGAGAAGGAGCGCGAACGGGAGCTGGAGCGCCAGCGCGAGCAGCGGGCCCGAGAGAAGGAGCTGCTGGCTGCCAAGGCCCTGGAGCCGGCCTTCCTGCCCGTGGCCGAGCTGCACGGGCTCAGGGGCCATGCCCCTGATGAGCGGGTCAAGCCCTCGGAGCAGCTGACACCAACCCGAGCAG AGAAAGTGAAGGACGTGGGCCTGCAGGCACCCAAGCCTGTGCAGCACCCGCTACATCCAGTGCCTGCCCCACACCACACCGTGCCCAGCCTCATCTCCAACCACGGCATCTTCTCTCTGCCGGGCAGTAGTGCCGCCACGGCTCTGCTGATCCAGCGCACCAATGAGGAGGAGAAGTGGCTGGCCCGGCAGCggcggctgaggcaggagaaggagGACCGGCAGTCTCAGGTGTCAGAGTTCCGGCAGCAGGTGCTGGAGCAGCACCTGGACCTGGGCCGACCCCCAGCGCCCACGGAGGCAGAGCACAGGCCTGAGAGCACCAG GCAAGGAACAAACCGTCATGAGCAGGGCAGCCGCGACAcgccccagcactttggagggcCACCACCCCTCATCTCACCCAAGCCCCAGCACCACACTGTGCCCACAGCCCTCTGGAACCCCGTGTCTCTGATGGACAATACCCTGGAGACGCGGCGAGCCGAGAGCCACTCTCTGCACAGCCACCCAGCTGCGTTTGAGCCCAGCCGCCCGGCTGCCGTGCCGCTGGTGAAAGTAGAGCGTGTCTTCTGCCCGGAGAAGGCTGAGGAGCCCCGCAAGCGCGAGGCCACCCCATTGGACAAGTTCCAGCCAACACCAAGGGAGGCAGGAAGCCTTGAGCCCCAGGCTTTTACCCATGGACCTGGGCCCTTCCTAGCTGAACTTGAGAAATCTACACAGACCATCCTGGGCCAACAGCGGGCCTCCCTCCCCCAGACAGCCCCTTTTGGGGAGATCAGTGGGCCCTTGAAGCCGGCCTCACCTTATTGCCACCCAACACCACGGGGCCCTGACCCTGCATACATCTACGACGAGTTTCTGCAACAGCGCCGGAGGCTGGTCAGCAAGTTGGACCTGGAGGAGCGCAGGCGGCGCGAGGCTCAGGAGAAAG GATACTACTATGACCTTGATGACTCTTACGACGAGAGTGACGAGGAAGAGGTCAGGGCTCACCTCCGCTGTGTGGCCGAGCAGCCGCCCCTCAAACTGGACACGTCTTCTGAG AAGCTAGAGTTTTTGCAACTTTTTGGCTTGACCACCCAACAACAGAAGGAGGAACTGGTGGCCCAGAAGCGGAGGAAGCGGCGGCGGATGCTAAGGGAGCGAAGCCCATCGCCCCCAGCTATTGAGAGCAAGCGGCAGACGCCATCCCCCAGACTGGCTCTGTCTACCCGCTACAGCCCCGACGACATGAACAATAGCCCAAACTTTGAGGAGAAGAGGAAGTTCCTGACCATCTTCAACTTGACCCACATCAGTGCGGAGAAGAGGAAAG acagagagaggcttgTTGAAATGCTCCGTGCCATGAAGCAGAGGGCACTGTCGGCAGCAGTTACGACAGACCCGTTCCCAAACTCTCCGAGGGACAGTCCTGCCAGCTCCCTGAGTG AGCCAGCCACGCAGCCAGCTCCTGTAGAGATGGATAAGCCTGTTGGGGTCACGGCCTCCTTGTCAGACATTCCGAAAGCCGTGGAGACTGGGAGACTGGAACAGCTCCGGCCCCAGGAGCTCTCAAGAGTCCAGGAGCCAGCTCTTAGCAGCGGTGAGAAGGCCAGGCTGAGCGAGGCCCCCGGGGGCAAGAAGAGCCTGAGCATGCTTCATTACATCCGGGGTGCTACGCCCAAGGACATTCCTGTGCCATTGTCCCACAGCATCAACGGGAAGAGCAAGCCCTGGGAGCCCTTCATGGCGGAAGAGTTTGCACATCAGTTCCATGAGTCAGTGCTGCAGTCCACCCAGAAGGCCCTGCAGAAGCACAAAG GAAGTTCGGTCGTGCTGTCTGCAGAGAACCACAAGGTGGACACATCTGTCCACTACAACATTCCTGAGCTGCAGTCCTCCAGCCGGGTCCCCCTGCCCCAGCATAATGGGCAACAGGAGTCCCCCACCAGAAGGAAGGGTCCCCCCCCACAGGCACTGGACCAGGACTCAGAGGAGGACAATGACGACGAAGAAGACAGTGAAGATGATGAGGAAGCCCCCAGGCGCAAGTGGCAAGGGATTGAGGCGATTTTGGAAGCTTACCAGGAGCACATAGAAG
- the Gse1 gene encoding genetic suppressor element 1 isoform X5 yields the protein MPQRRESVGDGMSHEPKSPSIGMLSTATRTTATVNPLTPSPLNGALVPSGSPAASSSLSAQAAPSSSFAAALRKLAKQAEEPRGSSLSSESSPVSSPATNHSSPASTPKRVPMGPIIVPPGGHSVPSTPPVVTIAPTKTVNGVWRSESRQDSGSRGSSSSRERLLVEPPLAQEKAAGPAIPSHLLSTPYPFGLSPSSVVQDSRFPPLNLQRPVHHVVPPSTVTEDYLRSFRPYHTAEDLRMSSLPPLSLDPATAAAYYHPSYLAPHPFPHPAFRMDDSYCLSALRSPFYPIPTPGSLPPLHPSAMHLHLSGVRYPHELSHSSLAALHSERMSSLSAERLQMDEELRREREREREREREREADREREREKEREREQREKEREREREKELEREREKERERELERQREQRAREKELLAAKALEPAFLPVAELHGLRGHAPDERVKPSEQLTPTRAEKVKDVGLQAPKPVQHPLHPVPAPHHTVPSLISNHGIFSLPGSSAATALLIQRTNEEEKWLARQRRLRQEKEDRQSQVSEFRQQVLEQHLDLGRPPAPTEAEHRPESTRQGTNRHEQGSRDTPQHFGGPPPLISPKPQHHTVPTALWNPVSLMDNTLETRRAESHSLHSHPAAFEPSRPAAVPLVKVERVFCPEKAEEPRKREATPLDKFQPTPREAGSLEPQAFTHGPGPFLAELEKSTQTILGQQRASLPQTAPFGEISGPLKPASPYCHPTPRGPDPAYIYDEFLQQRRRLVSKLDLEERRRREAQEKGYYYDLDDSYDESDEEEVRAHLRCVAEQPPLKLDTSSEKLEFLQLFGLTTQQQKEELVAQKRRKRRRMLRERSPSPPAIESKRQTPSPRLALSTRYSPDDMNNSPNFEEKRKFLTIFNLTHISAEKRKDRERLVEMLRAMKQRALSAAVTTDPFPNSPRDSPASSLSEPATQPAPVEMDKPVGVTASLSDIPKAVETGRLEQLRPQELSRVQEPALSSGEKARLSEAPGGKKSLSMLHYIRGATPKDIPVPLSHSINGKSKPWEPFMAEEFAHQFHESVLQSTQKALQKHKGSSVVLSAENHKVDTSVHYNIPELQSSSRVPLPQHNGQQESPTRRKGPPPQALDQDSEEDNDDEEDSEDDEEAPRRKWQGIEAILEAYQEHIEEQSLERQVLQTQCRRLEAQHYSLSLTAEQLSHSMAELRNQKQKVVSERERLQAELDHLRKCLALPAMHWPRGYFKGCPR from the exons GCATGAGCCATGAGCCCAAGTCCCCTTCAATAGGGATGCTTTCCACCGCCACCAGGACCACCGCCACCGTCAACCCCCTCACCCCCTCACCGCTCAATGGCGCCCTGGTGCCCAGCGGTAGCCCAGCCGCCAGCAGCTCGCTGTCGGCCCAGGCCGCGCCGTCCTCCAGCTTTGCCGCAGCACTGCGCAAGCTCGCCAAACAGGCCGAGGAGCCCAGAG GGTCTTCACTGAGCAGCGAGTCGTCCCCTGTGTCCTCTCCAGCCACCAACCACAGCTCCCCTGCCAGTACACCCAAGCGAGTGCCCATGGGCCCCATCATTGTCCCCCCTGGGGGCCACAGCGTGCCCAGCACCCCTCCTGTGGTGACCATTGCCCCTACCAAAACCGTCAATGGCGTGTGGAGGAGTGAGAGCCGGCAG GACTCTGGATCCCGGGGCAGCAGCAGTAGCCGGGAGCGCCTCCTTGTGGAGCCGCCGCTGGCACAGGAGAAGGCGGCAGGCCCAGCCATCCCCTCCCACCTGCTGAGCACGCCCTACCCCTTTGGCCTCTCCCCCAGCTCAGTGGTGCAGGACTCCCGCTTCCCACCACTCAA CCTCCAGCGGCCTGTGCACCATGTAGTGCCCCCCAGCACGGTTACTGAGGACTACTTGAGAAGCTTCCGGCCCTACCACACTGCTGAGGACCTGcgcatgtcttccctgccacccCTCAGCCTGGACCCTGCCACCGCCGCTGCCTACTACCACCCCAGCTACCTGGCCCCACACCCTTTCCCCCACCCTGCCTTCAG GATGGATGACTCCTACTGCCTATCGGCATTGCGGTCACCGTTCTACCCCATCCCCACACCGGGCTCCCTGCCTCCACTACACCCGTCCGCCATGCATCTCCATCTGTCCGGAGTCCGCTACCCACACGAGCTCTCCCACTCGTCCCTGGCAGCACTGCACTCGGAGCGGATGTCCAGCCTTAGCGCAGAGAG GCTGCAGATGGACGAGGAGCTACGGCGGGAGAGAGAGCGGGAGCGGGAGCGCGAGCGGGAACGGGAGGCTGACCGGGAACGGGAGCGCGAGAAGGAGCGCGAGCGTGAGCAGCGGGAGAAGGAGCGTGAGCGCGAGCGGGAGAAGGAGCTGGAGCGAGAGCGGGAGAAGGAGCGCGAACGGGAGCTGGAGCGCCAGCGCGAGCAGCGGGCCCGAGAGAAGGAGCTGCTGGCTGCCAAGGCCCTGGAGCCGGCCTTCCTGCCCGTGGCCGAGCTGCACGGGCTCAGGGGCCATGCCCCTGATGAGCGGGTCAAGCCCTCGGAGCAGCTGACACCAACCCGAGCAG AGAAAGTGAAGGACGTGGGCCTGCAGGCACCCAAGCCTGTGCAGCACCCGCTACATCCAGTGCCTGCCCCACACCACACCGTGCCCAGCCTCATCTCCAACCACGGCATCTTCTCTCTGCCGGGCAGTAGTGCCGCCACGGCTCTGCTGATCCAGCGCACCAATGAGGAGGAGAAGTGGCTGGCCCGGCAGCggcggctgaggcaggagaaggagGACCGGCAGTCTCAGGTGTCAGAGTTCCGGCAGCAGGTGCTGGAGCAGCACCTGGACCTGGGCCGACCCCCAGCGCCCACGGAGGCAGAGCACAGGCCTGAGAGCACCAG GCAAGGAACAAACCGTCATGAGCAGGGCAGCCGCGACAcgccccagcactttggagggcCACCACCCCTCATCTCACCCAAGCCCCAGCACCACACTGTGCCCACAGCCCTCTGGAACCCCGTGTCTCTGATGGACAATACCCTGGAGACGCGGCGAGCCGAGAGCCACTCTCTGCACAGCCACCCAGCTGCGTTTGAGCCCAGCCGCCCGGCTGCCGTGCCGCTGGTGAAAGTAGAGCGTGTCTTCTGCCCGGAGAAGGCTGAGGAGCCCCGCAAGCGCGAGGCCACCCCATTGGACAAGTTCCAGCCAACACCAAGGGAGGCAGGAAGCCTTGAGCCCCAGGCTTTTACCCATGGACCTGGGCCCTTCCTAGCTGAACTTGAGAAATCTACACAGACCATCCTGGGCCAACAGCGGGCCTCCCTCCCCCAGACAGCCCCTTTTGGGGAGATCAGTGGGCCCTTGAAGCCGGCCTCACCTTATTGCCACCCAACACCACGGGGCCCTGACCCTGCATACATCTACGACGAGTTTCTGCAACAGCGCCGGAGGCTGGTCAGCAAGTTGGACCTGGAGGAGCGCAGGCGGCGCGAGGCTCAGGAGAAAG GATACTACTATGACCTTGATGACTCTTACGACGAGAGTGACGAGGAAGAGGTCAGGGCTCACCTCCGCTGTGTGGCCGAGCAGCCGCCCCTCAAACTGGACACGTCTTCTGAG AAGCTAGAGTTTTTGCAACTTTTTGGCTTGACCACCCAACAACAGAAGGAGGAACTGGTGGCCCAGAAGCGGAGGAAGCGGCGGCGGATGCTAAGGGAGCGAAGCCCATCGCCCCCAGCTATTGAGAGCAAGCGGCAGACGCCATCCCCCAGACTGGCTCTGTCTACCCGCTACAGCCCCGACGACATGAACAATAGCCCAAACTTTGAGGAGAAGAGGAAGTTCCTGACCATCTTCAACTTGACCCACATCAGTGCGGAGAAGAGGAAAG acagagagaggcttgTTGAAATGCTCCGTGCCATGAAGCAGAGGGCACTGTCGGCAGCAGTTACGACAGACCCGTTCCCAAACTCTCCGAGGGACAGTCCTGCCAGCTCCCTGAGTG AGCCAGCCACGCAGCCAGCTCCTGTAGAGATGGATAAGCCTGTTGGGGTCACGGCCTCCTTGTCAGACATTCCGAAAGCCGTGGAGACTGGGAGACTGGAACAGCTCCGGCCCCAGGAGCTCTCAAGAGTCCAGGAGCCAGCTCTTAGCAGCGGTGAGAAGGCCAGGCTGAGCGAGGCCCCCGGGGGCAAGAAGAGCCTGAGCATGCTTCATTACATCCGGGGTGCTACGCCCAAGGACATTCCTGTGCCATTGTCCCACAGCATCAACGGGAAGAGCAAGCCCTGGGAGCCCTTCATGGCGGAAGAGTTTGCACATCAGTTCCATGAGTCAGTGCTGCAGTCCACCCAGAAGGCCCTGCAGAAGCACAAAG GAAGTTCGGTCGTGCTGTCTGCAGAGAACCACAAGGTGGACACATCTGTCCACTACAACATTCCTGAGCTGCAGTCCTCCAGCCGGGTCCCCCTGCCCCAGCATAATGGGCAACAGGAGTCCCCCACCAGAAGGAAGGGTCCCCCCCCACAGGCACTGGACCAGGACTCAGAGGAGGACAATGACGACGAAGAAGACAGTGAAGATGATGAGGAAGCCCCCAGGCGCAAGTGGCAAGGGATTGAGGCGATTTTGGAAGCTTACCAGGAGCACATAGAAG